GACGATCCCCGACGCCAACCGCATGAGGACGAGAAGAGCCAAGTCGCGTCTGCTGACGCGTCGCCGGAGCAGAGCGCGTAGTCCATCGGTCGCCACGGCATGAGAGGCGCATAAGTCGCCAACAGGCACCAGAGCCACACGCACAAGAAAGGGTCCCGCGGACTTCTCCGCGGGACCCCATCAGCTTTTGTATGCGTGGGCTACTCGGCGAGGGCCTTCTTCGCGACCTCCGCGAGGTCTGCGAACGCGGCCTCGTCCTCGTAGGCGATCTGCGCGAGGACCTTGCGGTCGAGCTCGACGCCGGCGAGCTTCAGGCCGTGCATGAACTTGCTGTAGGAAAGGTCGTTCAGGCGAGCGGCTGCGTTGATGCGCTGGATCCACAGGGCGCGGATGTCACGCTTCTTGTTACGACGGTCGCGATAGGCGTACTGGCCGCTGTGCTGCGACTGCTCCTTCATGCCACGGAAGGTGCGGGAGGAAGTTCCATAGTAGCCCTTGGTGCGCTCCACCAGGGTCTGACGCTTCTTACGGCCGGCGACTGCGCGCTTGACTCGTGCCATATCTAATCAACTCCTTGGAAAATGCAATCAAATGACGCGTGCGCGCCTCGTTAGTTCTTGGAACCCATGCGCTGGGAAATGACCTTCACGTCGGCCGGAGCAACCTCCGCCTCCTTGCGGAAGCCACGGATGCGCTTCTGGGACTTCTTGGTCAGAATGTGGCTCTTGAAAGCCTTGGCACGCATGATCTTGCCGGTGCCGGTGCGGCGGAAACGCTTTGCCGAACCCTTGTGAGTCTTCATCTTGGGCATGCTAGTTCTCCTTCTCGCTCTCGCTGTCGTCCTCGAGGTCCTTCTCGTCGAAGGCACCCTTGATCGGGGCGACGAGCATGTGCATATTACGACCTTCCATCTTAGGCTTCTGCTCGACCGTCGCGTACGGCTTCAGGTCGTCCGCAAGCCTATTCAGGACGTTGAGGCCCTGCTCCGGATGAGCCATCTCGCGGCCACGGAACATAATCGTGACCTTGACGCGAGCACCCTTCTTCAGGAAGCGCATGACGTGGTTCTTTTTGGTCGTATAGTCGCCCACGTCAATCTTGGGCCTGAACTTCATTTCCTTGACCTCGACCTTGACCTGCTTCTTGCGCGCAGCCTTGGCCTTGCGGTCCTGTTCGTACTTGAACTTGCGGTAGTCCATGACCTTGCATACCGGAGGCTCCGCGTTCGGAGCGATCTCCACGAGGTCGAGGTTCTGCTCGTCGGCGATGCGCTGCGCGTCGCGAATGCCGAACAGACCAAGCTGGGAGCCATCGACGCCAATCAGACGGCAAGTACGTGCGGTGATCTCGTCATTGATGCGAGGACCCTGGTTCTTGGCTATCTTTGACACCTTCCCTTCATCTGCGACGTCTCCGTCGCAATAAAAAACTCCTGGCGCATGACATGCGTCCAGGAGACAACGTCCGCCTAGGGGCGGTTAAAATCTTTGTCTGACCAGACAGCAGCCACGAGGCGCCGTGTAGGTGGGGGCCAAAGCCCCGCTTTGCAACACACAGGGGTAACAGTACCTCATCACCCCGCTTCGGACAAGAAGAATCCGTCCAAAACAGCCACTTCACAATACCACGACATCCGTTGGACCAGATGTGACGTGGTGCCCGAGGTGGGACTCGAACCCACACGCTGTTGCCAGTAGCAGATTTTGAGT
This sequence is a window from Parafannyhessea umbonata. Protein-coding genes within it:
- the rpmI gene encoding 50S ribosomal protein L35 codes for the protein MPKMKTHKGSAKRFRRTGTGKIMRAKAFKSHILTKKSQKRIRGFRKEAEVAPADVKVISQRMGSKN
- the rplT gene encoding 50S ribosomal protein L20; amino-acid sequence: MARVKRAVAGRKKRQTLVERTKGYYGTSSRTFRGMKEQSQHSGQYAYRDRRNKKRDIRALWIQRINAAARLNDLSYSKFMHGLKLAGVELDRKVLAQIAYEDEAAFADLAEVAKKALAE
- the infC gene encoding translation initiation factor IF-3 → MSKIAKNQGPRINDEITARTCRLIGVDGSQLGLFGIRDAQRIADEQNLDLVEIAPNAEPPVCKVMDYRKFKYEQDRKAKAARKKQVKVEVKEMKFRPKIDVGDYTTKKNHVMRFLKKGARVKVTIMFRGREMAHPEQGLNVLNRLADDLKPYATVEQKPKMEGRNMHMLVAPIKGAFDEKDLEDDSESEKEN